The Candidatus Synechococcus calcipolaris G9 DNA window GCACCAGATCGCTTTCCGGTAAGCAATGAATGGTCTGTTCGTAGATGCGATCGCCGGCTTCAATTTCCCGAATAAAAAAGCAGCGATTGGGGCTTTGAGTCCACTGCTCTAAGTCTTTTAAGAGGGGGTGAACCGGGTCTCCTTGACTTATCTCGGGAAATTCCGCCACTGCCGCCGGATTGAGATAGGTTAGTTTACCGCTAGGGTCTAGCTCTAGGATTGGATTTGGACTCAGTTCTGGAAATGAGGATAGGCGTAACAGTTGGACATCGCTGAGTTTTTTAATATCGGCAACGGACAGCCCGGAAGTTTCAAAGGGTAAACTTTTACTGGCAACGGGGCTACTGGAGAGTTGGGCTGCCTTGGTGTAGCGGGAAAAGGCGGAGTCCGACAAATTTGAAACCGCATGGTATCGGGCCCGCACATCCCCGGCAAAAATGATCAGATCCCGGTGTTTGAGAATACAGGAAGTACAGGCCTTACCATTGACCGTCGTTCCATTAACACTGCGTTTACCCTGGAGATCTCCATCAATTAGACGAAAGAAATAGTTTCCAGATTCTGGATCCAACACCCGCAGCAGCATGGCATGTTGACGAGAGACCATCTGGGAGTGAACCACAATCGTATTACTGGGATGGCGGCCCAGGGAATAGGTTCCCGAATCTAAGGAAACGGTGCGCCGTCCCTGTTCATCTTGGATAACCAAGAGATGGCGAATACGTTCTTCAGGGATAGTCACGACGGGCTTTCATGGTAAGGGATCACTGCTAGGAAGCAAAGAATAAGAATTTTTAGAGGATGACCATAGAACGATAATAAGAGACGTTAAGTATTACGTAGCAAGCCCATTGAGCATTAAACCGATGATGGCTGGAAACGCAACTTAGTTTCTCAAGGAATGAATGAATTTTAATTAATTGAAGGTATAATAAATAAGCCCTCACCCTAATCATAATCAAATTTTCCCTATGGTCAAAATACCAAGACATTCCCTTGTTGGATATTATTTGGCCCGGCTGCGTCAATGGCTATGGGGGGCGATCGCCCCTAGGGGGGGGCAAACAGTCCCAGGGATTCTATTCTCCCTAAAGGGTTTAGGTCTTGGGATAATCCTATTTATAACCTTAGGATGGGGCAATGGAAACGCCATGGCTGCAACGGCAAAACACTACAGTGAGCTTTCCCTGCCTCCCCTACCGGAGGTGACGATCCCCGATTACTATCGCTACGACTTAGCCAATGGGTTGACAGTTTACCTGATCGAGGATCATCAATGGCCGATTGTGCGGGGAAGTGTGATTCTGCGGGCTGGTAGCCGCTGGGATCCACCGGATCGGGTGGGTTTGGCAGATATTAGTGGGGAGTTACTGCGAAATGGCGGTACTAGGGAGCATCCGGCCCCGGTCTTGGATCAATTACTAGAGGAGCGGGCGGCCACCATTGAGTCGAGCATTGGTAAAACCCTAGGGCGGGTGAACTTTACCAGTTTGCGGGAAAATGTGCCGGAGGTATTGGACTGGTTTGCAGAGGTGATTCAAACCCCGGCGATCGCTGAGAATCGATTTGCCCTAGCCCAACAGCGTCGTCAAGGTCTGATTGCCCGGCGCAATGATAACCCGGATGGGATCGCCCAGCGGGAATTTTATAAACTCATTTACGGCAGTGACAGTCCCTATGCCCGTAGCCCGGAATACCTAGATATTGCCAATATCACCCTGGAAGATGTGGGTCAATTTTATGATACCTATCTCCACCCTAGCCGCATGATCCTCGGGATTGTCGGTGATTTCGATCGGGAACAGATGGAGCAGATGATCCAAGATCGCTTTGGTGCCTGGAATCCACCGCTGCCGCCCCCTTTGCCTCTTCCCGTGATCAATTCTGCTAAAAACGATCCGGGCCTATTTCTCGTCGATCGCCCCAATCTCAGCCAGAGTTATATTTACCTGGGCCATTTAGGGGGAACCCTGGAGGATCCGGATGTGTTTTCCCTGTATGTCCTCAATGGGGTTCTGAATGGCTTTGGTGGTCGCCTATTTAACCAGGTGCGATCGCGGCAAGGGCTGGCCTACAGTGTCTACGCAGCCTGGAATCCTGAATTTGATTACCCCGGTATTTTCTATGGCAAGGGCCAGACCCAATCCAGTTCTACCCTAGACCTGATTCAAGCTCTCAAGACTGAGATTAGAGCCCTGCAACAGGAACCCATTTCCGCCCCTGAACTCGCCTACGCCAAGGAATCAATTTTGAACTCCTTTGTATTTAACTTTCGTGACAGCGGCCAAGTTCTGGCGCGGTTAATGCGTTATGAGTATTTTGGCTATCCCAGTGATTTTATTTTTCGTTATCAACAGGGAGTAAAAGCGACCCAAATTAAAGATGTTCAACAGGTAGCCCGGCAACATTTACACCCCGATGACTTAACGACGTTGATTGTTGGGGAGGGCCGCACCCTAAGGGAACTCCTGGAACAGGAATCTATACCCATCACCTCCATTGATGTCACCATTCCCGCCCCCGTTGGTGCAAACTCTTAGCGCGATGAACGTGAGAGGATAGAACTAACCTGCCTCAGAGTACTAGGCCAAAATATTACTAGGCCAAAGTAGCCACTTCTGCCTTTAATCGATCGACGCTGGCATTGTCATCTAAAAACGAGAACAGGTGCTTATAGCGAAGTTTCCCCTCCTTATCAATCAGAAACTGGGCCGGCAGGGGCGCACCCAAGGCTTGACCTGTTTGATAGAGACGAAAGGCTTTGCAGGTGGGATCACTGAGTAAGGGCAGTTTGAGATCCAAATCCTGGGCAATGGTCTGACTCTGCACCGGATCCGTACTGGTTACGAGTAATACTTCGACTCCTTTCCCTTGAAAGTCTTCATAGGCGGCATTCAGGGCCTGAATGTGGGGGAAACAGAGGGGACAGTATTGATGTTCGGTAAAGATGCGTGTCAAGGCTAAAATAACCGGCTGTTGCGTCCAAATTGAGGAAAGCCGTAGGGATTTTTGTTCCTGTACCCAAAGTAATTCCACATCCGGCACAAGTTGCCCGTTACTGAGGGGGTTGGTTGCCGGTATTGGCAGAGTATTTTGCCAAAATCGGTCATTCACTAGGCCAGTGAAATTGGTTGAAGTTAAAAAAGGAAGCCGCACACTCATTCAGGATGTCCCCAGACAAGATACCTCAACGCGATCGCCCCATATGTCTAAAAATCTATCTAAAAATCTAAATGTCTCAAAAAGGGGCGCAGGTTTGCCATGATTATAAGCTGAATCTGTCTTCCCCAGAACCCTATGGCTGATCTCTATGGCTAGTCGTGACTATCTCCCTCCCTGGGCCCTGCGCTCTGGAGTTGTCCATACTGTTTTTACGGCCTTTGGTCAGAAATATTTTCCCTCTGGCCATTGGCAACCGGAGCAGGAGTATATCTTTGAGGGCTTTGAAGGAGTTCCCCTCTATGGTGAAGGGCGGCGCAACCTGGGCGATCGCGGCACGATGATTGCCACCTACGGCATTACGGGAGATTTAACCAACCAGTGGTTTTTGGATCAATTGGCCACTAGGGCAGATGCAGCGGGTTTCAGTGTGATTCGCTTTGATTGGCGGGGCCATGGTCGTTCCGCCGAATTATCCCCCACCCTCACCGCTGATGGTCTAAGGGAAGGTCAGGATTTTCTTGCCATTGCCAAGCGGGCGATCGCCCTGGGGTATCCAAGGCCGTTCTGGTGTGTGGGCTATTCTCTGGGGGGACAGTTAGCTCTCTGGGGAGCCTGGGCCGGTCAAAATGATCCAGAGGGGGTGATTGGAGGAGCAGCGGTTATTTGCCCTAACTTAGACTCAAACCGCTCCCTAACCCATTTGGTTCAAACCCCGTGGGGGCGAAGAATTGAGCAGTCCATTAGTCGCCAGTTGCGTCGCCTTGCCCTACAACTACACGGGTATCATCCCCAGAAATTTGATCTAGGGGCGATTGCACGGGCCACGACCATCGCCGGTTTTGATCGGGAGTTGGTGATTCCCCGTTTGGGATTTGCGACCGTTGCCGACTATTACTATGCCAGTAGCCCCTTACGCTTTCTGAGCCAGTTAACCTTACCCACCTATATTCTCTATGCCGCCGATGATCCTCTGTTTGACCCCACCATTATTGCGATTCTCCAGGCAGTGGCCCAGGAAAATACCCAGATCAAACTGTGTTTAACTCGCCATGGCGGCCATGTGGGCTACTTTAGCTCTCGCCATTGCCAACGGATATGGAAAGATGGCGATCGCCATTGGGGCAGTCATCGCTTAGTGGATTGGTTAGTCGCTCAGTCTTGTTCTGGGCAGTCCTGTTCTGGGGAAGCTGCGGATGGATAGCGGGTACTCCCTAAGTTGACCGATCCTATCGCCCCGAAGCAAGGTGACTTGGTTTCAACAAGCCCTATCAAACGGGGCAAAAAGTGATTAAAAACTTCAAAGCCACGATAATCAATGCTCTTCTATTGACTCATCAAAGATCTGAAATTCAGAAAACGGACAGGATTGGGGCAGGATTCTTGGATCAAGGGGGGTTTCCCGACCGACAAGGTTTAACCCCTTGCCATAGCCAATTTCAATGGCTTCCCTCACATAGGATTTAAGGCTAGGATTTTCCCGGAGATGCCGCTGAATTTCCTGCCGTTGCTCACGAATGGTGTAGATCCAGCTTTTGGAACGTCCTTCGCTTTGGTAGTGCCATTTCAATAGATGCCCTAACAGAATACCCAGGCGATTGCGAAGCTCCTGACGTTGTTGTTTTCCCAAGGATTCCAGTTCTTCAATCAAATTTTCATGGTCAAGGTGATCCAATTTCCCTAGGCGTAGGTACTTAACTTGCTCCTGAAGCCAGGCATAGAAGTCTGTTTCATAAAGTGAATCTATAGGATTCATGGACATTATTTTTGCCCTAGGGTTGGATCTGGGGTCAGCGCATAGGGGCTGCTTTTTTGATTTTAGGGCTGGCCGATGTGGCTTTGCCAGTCCTTAGGGGGCCTTTAATACGCTCTGAAAGAGGGTTTTAACTTGCTCCCAGGCATCTTTCGCCGCCGCCGGATCGTAGCTCTGCCGCTGATCACAGAAAAAGCCATGATCCGCTGGGTACAGAAAGATATGGTGGCGGACTCCATGCTTGTGAAGTTCGGATTCAATGGTTTGAATATGCTCTAGGGGAATACTGGCATCCTGATCGCCAAAGAAGGCATAGAGGCTGCCGCGAATTTCTGAGGTACGACTGACCGTGGGTAGTCCTCCCCCTGGGGTCATGGTGGCAATTCCCGCGCCATAGAAGGAAGCCGTTGCCTTAATCTCCGGCAGGGTAGCCGCTAAATAGGCGACATGGCCGCCAAAGCAAAAGCCAATGGTGCCAATCTCTGCATTGATCACTTGGCCAAGGCCCCGCAGGTAAGCGATCGCCGCCTGGGTATCACTGATCAGTTCATCGGCAGTGGTTTGATCTTTGTATTGGCGACCTAAGTCAATATCCGCTGGGCCATAGTCTGTCTCAAAGCCTGGGGCCAAGCGTTGGTAGAGTGCCGGAGCCAGAACAACATAGCCTTCTTGGGCTAATCGCTCGCTGACATCGCGAATGTGATGATTTACACCAAAAATTTCTTGAAAGACAATAATGCCAGGGTAGGGGCCACCCTCTTTGGGTAGGGCTAGGTAGGCATCTATGAGTAGATCCCCATTCACAATTTGTACCCAACGGGTCTCAATATCAACCATGAGTTAGTTCTCCCGACGGTTAGGATTCCAGATCAGGAAACGTGCGTTGGACTTCGGCCAATAATTCATCCAGTTCTTCAAGGGCTTGGTTGACATCAATGCGAAGGGTGCCCAGGTCTGGCTGTTCTAGAAGTTGCAGTAGGCTTTCTCGCTTACTTAAAACAAAGCGCAGGCGATCGCGTAGGGTATCGGGGTTCATTCTCACCAAGCTCCAAGGCAAACCTTCTCCACTGTAGTGCCTATTGGAGGTTTGGGAAACTCCTAGGGGTGTTCTAGATAATTTCCCAGGTAGTAAAATAGGCATTAAAGATGCGGGCTACTGCTGGATTGTACGGCTTCCCCAGATAGTTGTTGGGCGGTTACGGGGATGATCTCTGGCTGGAGACCTTGATTGTTTTGAACCTGCGGATGCTCTTTCTGGCCGAGGACGCGAAACACCTGGATCCGATGCTCTTTTCCCTTCAATTCCAGGGGACCCCAGGCTTCCACCTCATAGCGATCGCCCAAATAGTCTAAGGTTTCTTGGGCAATTAAAACCCGACAGGGGGTAGGATGGCGATGTTTATCCACACTTTCTAGGCGTGAGGCGGTATTCACACTATCCCCAATCACACCGTACTCCATCCGACTTTTACTCCCTAGACTGCCGACAACAATGGGGCCGGTAAAGATGCCCGCCCGCATTCCCACCTGGGGTAAATTCTGGGCTGCCCAGCCCCGATTCAGTTCCCCTAGGGCCTCTCCCAAGGCCAGGGCGCAGTCTACGGCATTCCGAGCGTCTTCGGCAATTTCCCCTGGGGTTTCTCGGGGAATGGGCACACCAAACACCGCCATGATGCCATCACCGGTAAATTTATTAATCACACCATGGTAGGACTGGACCACGTCCGCCACTTCTTCCAGGTAGGCATTGAGCCAGTTAAATAGGCCATCGGGGGTCATGCCCTCGGAAATCGTACTAAACCCTTTTAAGTCCGTAAATAATAGGGTAGCGGTGAGGCCCTGACCGGGGAGTTTGCCATCCTGAAGCAGTTCATCCCGCCGCTCCCACAGGGCTTCTGCTACTTCCGGAGAGACACTTTGACCGAGAAGCCGCATCACCATTTGCTGTTGCCGCTGGGCCTGTTGGGCCGTATAGGTAATCACACTCCCACCGGAAACAATTAAAGCTAGGGCTGGCGGCACAAAGGGAATCCAACCCAGGGATAAAAAGGCACCATAGGCGATCGCAAATAGCCCCGTTAAACTCACACCCACGGAGATCGCCAGGGCGACGGGATGACGTATCCCCCAAACCAATAGGCCTCCCACCAAGGCCCACAGGGCAATCCAGGCCCATTCCAGCGGCTCTGACCAAAACCAAATCACCGCCCCTTGATTTTCCCCAGCATCTAAAAACTGTCCTACCATCTGGGCATGGACAAACACCCCTGGCATACGTTGATCATCCATCAGGCTGGAGCTAAAGGGGGTATAGAAAAAATCCTTACCACTTTCGGCCGTATTGCCAATTAAAATCACGCGATCTCGAATGAGGTGAGGATCCACATTGCCCGCTAAAACATCCCCCAGGCTGACCCATTCAATGGCCCGATTATCTCCCCGATAGTTGAGCATCACCTGATAGCCATTGGTATCAATGCCCACATAACTGCCATCATTGGGCCGTAGGGGGGTAAAAATACTGCTTGTTCCCAACTGCATAATGGCGGCATCGCGTTCACTCCCCTGGGGAAAAATGTCCTCATCCTGGAGATACCGCAGGGCTAAACGCAGGGAAAAGGAAAAAAGGGTCTCACCGGTATCATCGCTGAGAAATAAAATACTGCGACGAACTGTTCCCCCCGCATCCACCGTGACATCATTGAAGCCAACTTGTTCCGGGGGCAGAACCGTAGGCGGAGCGATGGTTGGGTGAATTTCATCCCCAATTTTGGTTACCGCAAAGAGGCGATCGGAACTCTGCCAGACCTCATTGAGTTCTGCATGGCCCGGCTCTACCGCAAAATCCCGATAAATATCGAGACCGATTGCCCGGGGCTGATGACGCAGAAGTTCCCTAAAGAGATCGGCGTAAACCTGATCCGAGAGGGAGAGGGCCTGCTGCTCTTGAATATCTGCCTCCGTAATCGCCACCACCAATAGACGGGGATCGGGGCCGGAGAAAGGGCGTAATTGAAACAGGCGATCGTAGGCTGCCAATTCTAAGGGCTGTAGTCCCCCTAAACTGCGAACGCCGCCAATGAGTAGGGTTGCCACGCCACTAGCCAGCAAGACAATACTTAATTCCATCCAGCGGCCTTGAAGGCGAGAAAGTAGCTTTAGCATAGGCGTTTGAACCAGCAGAAGAAGGGCCTCTTTATATGAACGCTCAATTACAGCCCAAAACTTGAGTCAGGACTTGAGCCAAAACGTCAGGTTGAAGTGCTTCTATCCTAGTACGGAACTCCGATCCTAGAATCAAGGGAATGGGGACATGGGGTGGAGAGAGGGCGATCGCCCCCAGGAAATGTAACAATCTGTTTACAAACCCCCAAAAACGTTACACTTGATTGCGAATTGTAGCGTCGGGCAACTTTAGTGCTAACTTCAATAAGGAGTTAAGCAAGTCTAGTTAGATCAATCTGGCATTAGCTCAGTTCTAACTTTGTCTAGAACACTCTATCTAGAGCATTGTCTAGATCATTTCCATCTATTGCATCATGTGGGCTGATTTCAGCAGCAATATCGAGCGTTAGATCGAGGAGAACACTTTGTCTGTGCAACAACTTGGAAGAGACCCTGTTCTGCGGGAAGATTTAAGCGAATACGTTGCTCATTTGCAACTACACATGGCCCTCCAGGCCCGCAATCTTGTACCGTCCTTAAGCAATACGAAGGACAGTCGCAATCAATTACTCCACCAGACCCAAGCCACCTTTGAGAAATACGTCTCCCGTCAAAATTATCTCGGCTAGAGTTCACCAGACTTGTTAGTTAATCAACCTTTTTTCCTAAAAGGTTCTGCGCCTGATCGTGCCTGTTTATCTTTGCACGGACTAGGGGGTGGGGCCTATGAAATGCGAGAGTTAGCCGAACACCTCCAGGGCCAGGGTTTAACGGTTCAAGGAATTCTCTACCCGGGCCACGATCGCCCGGCGGCCCAGATGCCTGCCTCTACATGGCAACAGTGGTACGCCGCTAGCCTGGAAGCCTATCAGGAACTCGCCCAGACCTATCCCCAAGTGGATGTAGTTGGTTTTTCCACGGGCTGCCTATTGGGATTACACCTTGCCGCTGCCTATCCCCTCCAGAAATTAGTCTGCCTGTGCCCCTTTTTCACGATTTATCGTCCTGCCTACGTTCCCGTGCCCGTTGAGCTATTGGCCCAAACCATTGGCTATTTACTGCCCACAGTACCCCGCCTCCACTTTCCGATTCGGAATCCCCAGATGCAGCAACAGGCAAGGGAAGCCGCTTTTTTCCCCAGCTTTAATCTTGCCGCCGTCCGTAGTGCCCTGGCCCTGATTCAAATTGTCAAACCCGAACTGTCCCAGGTGACATGCCCGACCCTAATTATGCAAACCTGGGGCGATCGGGTGGTGAATCCCCAAGGGGCACAATTTCTCTACGATCGCCTCGGTAGTGAAACCAAGGAACTGCAATGGCTGGAGCGATCGGATCACATTATTACCCTGGACGATGAAAAAGAAGCTGTGTTTGCCGCCGTCGCCAAATTTTTAGCCTGATTTACTATAATTTTATTACCAAGTAAAAAGATTGCACGTGACTACAGTAACGGTCTCAGACAAAGGGCAAGTCGTTATTCCGATCAGCATCCGTAAAAAACTCGGCATTAAGCCAGGGTGCAAGTTGACATTCACGCTGGATGGAGATGTTATCCGTGCCGAAGTTCAGCGACCAAAGCTACAGACCAGTATTGAAGAAGGATTTGGGATGTTAACCTGTTCACCGGGGAAAACAAGGCGACTGAGGGATTTTGATATTGCCCAGGCAATGCAGAGTGAAGATGATTGGACTTGACACAAACGTTCTGGCCAGGTTCTATGTTAACGATCCCAACGATCCTGAAGCGACTCATCAGCAAAGCTTGGCCCGTCAGGTTTTTGTAGAATCTTCCAATCTCTTCGTTCCGCTCACCGTAATTCTGGAGTTGGAGTGGGTATTGCGATCATTTTACGGCTTTGAACAGGAAAGTTTTGTCCAGGTTGTCCGCCATCTCTTAGGCTTACCCCATGTAACAGTCGAGCATTGGGAGCGCGTTGAACAATCCCTGGTTTGGCATTTGCAAGGACTGGACTTTGCTGATGCCTTGCATCTTGCCGCCAGTAAAAATTGCCAAAGTTTCGTCAGCTTTGATGAAAAAAGGTTTGCCAGACGGGCTAAGCGACTGAATATTGAACCACCGATCCAGATACCTAAAGCGTTTAATCAAGAGCACTAGAGAAAAAAGTATACCTTTGTTAAGGGGGAGATGGCCAGCACATTTGCAAAGAGGCCGATATGATGGAGGCAAGCACATTTCTTAACATTTGGTAATGTTGGTTCAACCTTCCCAATTTCAGCGATGGCAGAGTGAGGCGCAGCGAATTCTCCTCTTTGGGCAGCAGCCCAGTCGGGAGCTATTTGCGATCCTTCTGGTCTATTTCGTCCAGGGCATTCTCGGGTTAGCCCGTTTAGCCATTAGTTTCTTTTTCAAGGACGAGTTAGGCCTGTCCCCGGCCCAAGTGGCTGCCTTAATGGGGGTGGCAGCGATTCCTTGGGTGATTAAACCCCTCTTTGGCCTGATCTCCGATAGTTTGCCCCTCCTAGGCTACCGGCGACGCTCCTATTTGGTGTTGTCTGGGTTCTTGGGCTGTGGGGCCTGGTTGAGTTTATCCCTGTGGGTGGAGAAGCCCTGGCAAGCAACGTTGGCGATCGCCCTAGCCTCCCTGTCCATTGCCATTAGTGATGTGATTGTGGATTCCCTGGTGGTTGAGCGGGCCCGCCATGAAAGTGCAACGGAAGCGGGAACCTTGCAATCTCTTTCCTGGGCAGCAACGGCCCTAGGGGGAATTTTAACGGCCTATTTTAGTGGCCAACTCCTAGAACATTTCACCACCCGTACCGTTTTTGCCATTACCGCCACCTTTCCCCTCGTGGTCTCTGGGGTGGCGATCGCCATTGCCGAAGAGCCCATCCACGAACGCCCCGCCCTGAAAAAAACCCTGGATCACATTGCCCTAGTTCGCCAAGCATTGATGCAGAAAACCATCTGGCTGCCAGTGGCCTTTCTCTTTCTCTGGCAGGCTACCCCGGGTTCCGAATCTGCCTTTTTCTTTTTTACCACCAACGAGTTAGGATTTCAGCCGGAGTTTTTGGGCCGGGTTCGCCTTGTCACCAGTGTGGCCTCACTCCTAGGCGTTTGGTTCTTTCAACGCTTTCTCAAAGCTATTCCGGTGCGAGTTATTTTCTTTTGGAGTACAATTATTTCCGCCAGCTTAGGGATGACCACCCTGATCCTTGTCACCCATGCCAATCGCAGTTTGGGCATTGACGATCGCTGGTTTAGTCTTGGGGATAGTTTGATTTTGGCAGTGATGGGGCAAATTGCCTTTATGCCGGTTTTGATTCTAGCGGCCCGGCTGTGTCCCCCAGGAATTGAAGCAACCCTCTTTGCCCTGCTCATGGCCATTAGTAACCTAGCGGGCCTAGTCTCCCATGAATTGGGGGCCCTGCTCACCCATTGGCTGGGAATTACGGATCACAATTTTGATGCCCTTTGGCTACTGGTGATTATTACCAATCTCAGTACCCTGCTGCCCTTACCCCTACTCCATTGGCTACCGCGACAAATCCCTTCTCCAACCGGGATTCACGTCCTTGCCAGTGAAACCGTCCCTAACCTGGAACCCTCTACACCCCTCGAATTGGAACATCGGCCCCAATGAATTCTATAACTCCCATAACTTCAACGAACCATCCCTTCTATACCATGGAGGGTTGGCGTGGCGGTACGAGATCGCTACCCCAGGAACATGACTACTGGATTGATCAGATAGAAGGAACCCTTCCCCCAGGCTTAGAGGGCACCCTTTTTCGGAATGGCCCGGGCCTACTTGACCGGGGAGGAGTCTCCTTTGCCCATCCCTTTGATGGCGATGGCATGATCTGTGCCTTTACCTTTGTGGAAGGGCGAGTCCATTTTCGCAATCG harbors:
- a CDS encoding M16 family metallopeptidase — protein: MAATAKHYSELSLPPLPEVTIPDYYRYDLANGLTVYLIEDHQWPIVRGSVILRAGSRWDPPDRVGLADISGELLRNGGTREHPAPVLDQLLEERAATIESSIGKTLGRVNFTSLRENVPEVLDWFAEVIQTPAIAENRFALAQQRRQGLIARRNDNPDGIAQREFYKLIYGSDSPYARSPEYLDIANITLEDVGQFYDTYLHPSRMILGIVGDFDREQMEQMIQDRFGAWNPPLPPPLPLPVINSAKNDPGLFLVDRPNLSQSYIYLGHLGGTLEDPDVFSLYVLNGVLNGFGGRLFNQVRSRQGLAYSVYAAWNPEFDYPGIFYGKGQTQSSSTLDLIQALKTEIRALQQEPISAPELAYAKESILNSFVFNFRDSGQVLARLMRYEYFGYPSDFIFRYQQGVKATQIKDVQQVARQHLHPDDLTTLIVGEGRTLRELLEQESIPITSIDVTIPAPVGANS
- a CDS encoding peroxiredoxin family protein; protein product: MSVRLPFLTSTNFTGLVNDRFWQNTLPIPATNPLSNGQLVPDVELLWVQEQKSLRLSSIWTQQPVILALTRIFTEHQYCPLCFPHIQALNAAYEDFQGKGVEVLLVTSTDPVQSQTIAQDLDLKLPLLSDPTCKAFRLYQTGQALGAPLPAQFLIDKEGKLRYKHLFSFLDDNASVDRLKAEVATLA
- a CDS encoding YheT family hydrolase; amino-acid sequence: MASRDYLPPWALRSGVVHTVFTAFGQKYFPSGHWQPEQEYIFEGFEGVPLYGEGRRNLGDRGTMIATYGITGDLTNQWFLDQLATRADAAGFSVIRFDWRGHGRSAELSPTLTADGLREGQDFLAIAKRAIALGYPRPFWCVGYSLGGQLALWGAWAGQNDPEGVIGGAAVICPNLDSNRSLTHLVQTPWGRRIEQSISRQLRRLALQLHGYHPQKFDLGAIARATTIAGFDRELVIPRLGFATVADYYYASSPLRFLSQLTLPTYILYAADDPLFDPTIIAILQAVAQENTQIKLCLTRHGGHVGYFSSRHCQRIWKDGDRHWGSHRLVDWLVAQSCSGQSCSGEAADG
- a CDS encoding DUF29 domain-containing protein, which translates into the protein MSMNPIDSLYETDFYAWLQEQVKYLRLGKLDHLDHENLIEELESLGKQQRQELRNRLGILLGHLLKWHYQSEGRSKSWIYTIREQRQEIQRHLRENPSLKSYVREAIEIGYGKGLNLVGRETPLDPRILPQSCPFSEFQIFDESIEEH
- a CDS encoding dienelactone hydrolase family protein, with the protein product MVDIETRWVQIVNGDLLIDAYLALPKEGGPYPGIIVFQEIFGVNHHIRDVSERLAQEGYVVLAPALYQRLAPGFETDYGPADIDLGRQYKDQTTADELISDTQAAIAYLRGLGQVINAEIGTIGFCFGGHVAYLAATLPEIKATASFYGAGIATMTPGGGLPTVSRTSEIRGSLYAFFGDQDASIPLEHIQTIESELHKHGVRHHIFLYPADHGFFCDQRQSYDPAAAKDAWEQVKTLFQSVLKAP
- a CDS encoding CHASE2 domain-containing protein, with translation MLKLLSRLQGRWMELSIVLLASGVATLLIGGVRSLGGLQPLELAAYDRLFQLRPFSGPDPRLLVVAITEADIQEQQALSLSDQVYADLFRELLRHQPRAIGLDIYRDFAVEPGHAELNEVWQSSDRLFAVTKIGDEIHPTIAPPTVLPPEQVGFNDVTVDAGGTVRRSILFLSDDTGETLFSFSLRLALRYLQDEDIFPQGSERDAAIMQLGTSSIFTPLRPNDGSYVGIDTNGYQVMLNYRGDNRAIEWVSLGDVLAGNVDPHLIRDRVILIGNTAESGKDFFYTPFSSSLMDDQRMPGVFVHAQMVGQFLDAGENQGAVIWFWSEPLEWAWIALWALVGGLLVWGIRHPVALAISVGVSLTGLFAIAYGAFLSLGWIPFVPPALALIVSGGSVITYTAQQAQRQQQMVMRLLGQSVSPEVAEALWERRDELLQDGKLPGQGLTATLLFTDLKGFSTISEGMTPDGLFNWLNAYLEEVADVVQSYHGVINKFTGDGIMAVFGVPIPRETPGEIAEDARNAVDCALALGEALGELNRGWAAQNLPQVGMRAGIFTGPIVVGSLGSKSRMEYGVIGDSVNTASRLESVDKHRHPTPCRVLIAQETLDYLGDRYEVEAWGPLELKGKEHRIQVFRVLGQKEHPQVQNNQGLQPEIIPVTAQQLSGEAVQSSSSPHL
- a CDS encoding alpha/beta hydrolase — translated: MLVNQPFFLKGSAPDRACLSLHGLGGGAYEMRELAEHLQGQGLTVQGILYPGHDRPAAQMPASTWQQWYAASLEAYQELAQTYPQVDVVGFSTGCLLGLHLAAAYPLQKLVCLCPFFTIYRPAYVPVPVELLAQTIGYLLPTVPRLHFPIRNPQMQQQAREAAFFPSFNLAAVRSALALIQIVKPELSQVTCPTLIMQTWGDRVVNPQGAQFLYDRLGSETKELQWLERSDHIITLDDEKEAVFAAVAKFLA
- a CDS encoding AbrB/MazE/SpoVT family DNA-binding domain-containing protein codes for the protein MTTVTVSDKGQVVIPISIRKKLGIKPGCKLTFTLDGDVIRAEVQRPKLQTSIEEGFGMLTCSPGKTRRLRDFDIAQAMQSEDDWT
- a CDS encoding type II toxin-antitoxin system VapC family toxin, producing MIGLDTNVLARFYVNDPNDPEATHQQSLARQVFVESSNLFVPLTVILELEWVLRSFYGFEQESFVQVVRHLLGLPHVTVEHWERVEQSLVWHLQGLDFADALHLAASKNCQSFVSFDEKRFARRAKRLNIEPPIQIPKAFNQEH
- a CDS encoding folate/biopterin family MFS transporter translates to MLVQPSQFQRWQSEAQRILLFGQQPSRELFAILLVYFVQGILGLARLAISFFFKDELGLSPAQVAALMGVAAIPWVIKPLFGLISDSLPLLGYRRRSYLVLSGFLGCGAWLSLSLWVEKPWQATLAIALASLSIAISDVIVDSLVVERARHESATEAGTLQSLSWAATALGGILTAYFSGQLLEHFTTRTVFAITATFPLVVSGVAIAIAEEPIHERPALKKTLDHIALVRQALMQKTIWLPVAFLFLWQATPGSESAFFFFTTNELGFQPEFLGRVRLVTSVASLLGVWFFQRFLKAIPVRVIFFWSTIISASLGMTTLILVTHANRSLGIDDRWFSLGDSLILAVMGQIAFMPVLILAARLCPPGIEATLFALLMAISNLAGLVSHELGALLTHWLGITDHNFDALWLLVIITNLSTLLPLPLLHWLPRQIPSPTGIHVLASETVPNLEPSTPLELEHRPQ